A section of the Acidobacterium capsulatum ATCC 51196 genome encodes:
- a CDS encoding proline dehydrogenase family protein — protein MPILRSAFIALSRNAALRSFSERSSLGRRMSSRFVAGMQIEEVLRAAEELNRQGIAVTLDSLGESVTRADEARRSADIYHRLIDAIQERKLNANVSVKLSQMGLELDPSLAHEIAAELVQHAAQAGTFVRIDMEGSEFTQTTIDMVRELHARPGHAGHVGIVIQAYLFRSAQDIAQLTQDGIRIRLCKGAYKEPASIAFPEKSDVDQNYVKLMKMLLTSGIFHGIATHDEAMIAATKQFVAEQGLDPRSFEFQMLYGIRRDLQTALVREGYGMRVYVPFGTEWYPYFMRRLAERPANVLFLARNFFRK, from the coding sequence ATGCCTATCCTGAGATCCGCCTTCATTGCCCTTTCCCGGAACGCCGCGCTGCGGTCGTTCTCTGAACGTTCGAGCCTTGGCCGCCGCATGTCGTCCCGCTTTGTGGCGGGCATGCAGATAGAAGAGGTGCTGCGCGCCGCCGAAGAGCTGAACCGGCAGGGCATCGCGGTGACGCTCGACAGTCTGGGCGAAAGCGTGACGCGGGCCGATGAGGCGCGGCGCTCGGCGGATATTTATCACCGGCTGATTGACGCCATCCAGGAACGCAAACTGAATGCGAACGTGAGCGTGAAGCTCTCGCAGATGGGCCTCGAGCTAGACCCGTCGCTGGCGCATGAGATTGCGGCCGAACTGGTGCAGCATGCGGCGCAGGCGGGCACGTTTGTGCGCATCGACATGGAAGGGTCGGAGTTCACCCAGACGACGATCGACATGGTGCGCGAGCTGCACGCGCGGCCGGGCCATGCCGGGCATGTGGGCATCGTGATTCAGGCTTATCTGTTTCGCAGCGCGCAGGACATTGCGCAACTGACGCAGGATGGCATTCGCATTCGCCTGTGCAAGGGCGCGTACAAGGAGCCGGCGTCGATTGCGTTTCCTGAAAAGAGCGACGTCGATCAGAACTACGTGAAGCTGATGAAGATGCTGCTGACCAGCGGCATCTTTCATGGCATCGCCACGCATGACGAGGCGATGATTGCCGCCACCAAGCAGTTTGTGGCCGAGCAGGGGCTGGACCCGAGGAGCTTTGAGTTTCAGATGCTCTATGGGATTCGGCGCGATCTGCAGACGGCTCTGGTGCGCGAGGGCTACGGCATGCGCGTCTATGTGCCGTTTGGTACGGAGTGGTACCCCTACTTCATGCGGCGGCTGGCCGAGCGGCCGGCGAATGTGCTGTTTCTGGCGCGGAATTTCTTCAGGAAATAA
- a CDS encoding sensor histidine kinase, translating into MRKLTLTHQDPWMTMGNFAFVIVGFRCPNLAGLSGARLARRIAKILLCLLLLVCYEAPKALSQMRSLDVSQYLHTSWTAQQGYFRGVGISNNAIAQTADGYLWFLSPTGVFRFDGVRFVDWKPPNGGQLPGSPPTQLLASRDGSLWIGGDGVAQLRPDGTWHRYRALNALRRVRLAEDRDGVIWVGAENSPTPTGFSLFSIDHGEVIAHRLPEFAGLGLTPFLADKEGRLWADSKKGIWQLLPGLPKLVLNKTVPTPVFCEDAAGELLFAERGRVMKLTAQGTVEDYFGKLQSSPLNVRTMMRDRDGGLWIGTFGQGIVHFHEGRLDHFTSVDGLSSDTAESIFQDREGNVWVTSPDSIDEFTRPAVPRLTRSEGLSADSIFSVLTDRRGRTWVGTSDGFNEIVRGHIRRPGGQIQGDAGLAMGETRTAGLILTTHIRGEMAEGHAGRAPSGTPGIFWLEGYKNVFSVTEDNDGTLWAVSEQSGLLHLHKNGKLIKAIKDPDRGDFPVSVAFDRMRDSVWFSTHNGKLFLFKRGKILEHYGAAEGLGRGAVRIDEVDDDGGLWIASKSGLVHLQNHKISILGRKNGLPCQNVHWMRRDRDHHIWLYTGCGLISFSEQDLSSWIAQPSRSVKVTNYLDNTDGVENAAVGGWYAPQNTMTADGRILFAMRTGLGVLDPRDLNRNPLPPPVHIEGIAADGHETAIAHDVFLPANTAVIHIEYTALSFAAPRKVLFRYKLFGYDKTWSQPASLREVTYTNLPPRHYLFKVIASNNSGVWNERGAIVSFSVLPAWYQTLWFKVAVSLAIILFLWAAIQYRIYRTEQQVRSRFEAQMSERMRIARELHDTLLQSLQGLILSVSAFSAGATAPARVRDDMEGALDRAEELLVLGRDRIRDLRADDLAKNNLASELHELARPFGSHARPQVDVSIHGKLRVLNPMVQEEVMWVMREAISNARQHSGAAHIYVQLRYGFWRLRCIVQDDGQGMERDSLLEQKSGHFGMLGMRERSKRIHGRLNIHSVKGYGTTISLAVPARIAFGAHKKLSW; encoded by the coding sequence ATGAGGAAACTGACCTTGACCCATCAGGACCCGTGGATGACGATGGGGAACTTCGCCTTTGTGATTGTTGGTTTCCGATGCCCTAACCTCGCAGGGCTGAGCGGTGCGAGACTCGCCCGGAGAATCGCAAAGATACTCCTGTGCTTGCTTCTCCTGGTTTGCTATGAAGCTCCGAAAGCCTTATCACAAATGCGGTCGCTCGATGTATCGCAGTATCTGCACACTTCGTGGACGGCGCAACAGGGATATTTCCGCGGCGTCGGGATCAGCAACAACGCAATCGCGCAGACGGCTGATGGATATCTCTGGTTCCTGAGTCCCACCGGAGTATTTCGCTTCGACGGCGTGCGGTTTGTAGACTGGAAACCGCCGAACGGCGGCCAATTGCCCGGCAGCCCTCCCACTCAACTGCTGGCGTCCCGGGATGGAAGTCTTTGGATTGGCGGTGACGGAGTCGCACAGCTCAGGCCAGACGGGACCTGGCATCGCTATCGCGCGTTGAATGCGCTCAGGAGGGTGCGGCTGGCGGAAGATAGAGACGGCGTGATCTGGGTGGGCGCGGAAAATAGCCCCACGCCGACCGGCTTTTCGCTATTTTCAATCGATCACGGAGAAGTAATCGCTCATAGGCTCCCCGAATTTGCCGGATTAGGCCTTACTCCCTTTCTTGCGGATAAGGAAGGAAGATTGTGGGCAGACAGCAAAAAAGGGATATGGCAGCTTCTTCCCGGCCTTCCGAAACTGGTCCTGAATAAGACAGTGCCAACGCCTGTATTCTGCGAGGATGCCGCAGGGGAACTGTTGTTTGCAGAGAGAGGCAGAGTTATGAAGCTCACAGCCCAAGGGACTGTTGAGGATTACTTTGGAAAGCTGCAATCGTCTCCACTCAATGTGCGAACTATGATGCGGGACAGGGATGGTGGGCTCTGGATTGGGACCTTTGGACAAGGAATCGTTCACTTCCATGAAGGCCGCCTGGATCATTTCACCTCTGTCGATGGTCTCTCCTCAGATACCGCGGAGTCGATCTTTCAAGACCGAGAGGGAAACGTGTGGGTGACGTCACCTGACAGCATTGACGAGTTCACCCGGCCCGCGGTGCCAAGGCTGACCCGCAGCGAGGGGTTGTCAGCTGATTCAATTTTCTCAGTTCTCACTGACCGGCGCGGGAGAACATGGGTGGGAACATCCGACGGGTTCAATGAGATTGTTCGCGGCCACATCCGTCGTCCGGGAGGCCAAATCCAGGGCGATGCCGGGCTTGCAATGGGAGAAACTCGCACTGCAGGGCTGATTCTGACGACACACATTCGCGGTGAGATGGCAGAGGGACATGCAGGGCGAGCGCCCTCTGGCACTCCCGGCATCTTCTGGCTTGAGGGGTACAAGAATGTATTCTCGGTCACGGAAGATAACGATGGGACCCTCTGGGCAGTGAGCGAGCAGTCAGGTTTGCTGCATCTTCATAAGAACGGGAAACTGATAAAGGCCATCAAGGATCCTGACAGGGGCGACTTTCCCGTATCGGTGGCCTTTGACCGGATGAGGGACAGCGTCTGGTTCAGCACACATAATGGAAAGCTCTTTCTCTTCAAAAGAGGAAAGATTCTGGAACACTATGGTGCAGCGGAAGGACTGGGCCGCGGCGCCGTTCGAATCGACGAAGTCGACGACGACGGTGGTCTTTGGATAGCTTCAAAATCCGGCTTGGTCCACCTGCAAAATCACAAGATATCCATCCTGGGCAGGAAGAATGGGCTGCCCTGCCAAAACGTACATTGGATGCGTCGTGACCGCGATCATCATATCTGGCTCTACACCGGATGCGGCCTTATCAGTTTCTCCGAACAGGATCTTTCTTCCTGGATCGCGCAGCCTTCCAGGTCCGTGAAAGTAACAAACTATCTAGACAATACCGACGGCGTGGAGAACGCCGCAGTCGGCGGCTGGTACGCACCTCAAAACACGATGACCGCCGATGGGCGCATCTTGTTTGCGATGCGAACCGGTCTGGGCGTTTTAGATCCTCGCGATCTGAATCGAAATCCGCTCCCCCCTCCGGTGCATATTGAGGGTATCGCCGCGGATGGCCATGAAACGGCCATTGCGCATGACGTATTCTTGCCTGCGAACACGGCCGTGATCCACATCGAATATACGGCGCTCAGCTTTGCAGCACCGCGAAAGGTGCTGTTTCGTTATAAATTATTCGGCTATGACAAGACTTGGAGCCAACCCGCCTCGTTGCGCGAAGTGACCTATACGAATCTCCCCCCACGACATTACCTTTTCAAGGTGATTGCGAGCAATAACAGTGGTGTCTGGAATGAACGAGGCGCCATTGTTAGTTTTAGCGTACTGCCCGCCTGGTATCAGACGCTTTGGTTCAAAGTAGCTGTTTCGCTCGCAATAATTCTTTTCCTTTGGGCTGCCATCCAATATCGGATTTACCGCACCGAGCAACAAGTTCGCTCACGCTTTGAAGCGCAGATGTCTGAGCGCATGCGCATCGCGCGTGAACTGCACGACACGCTGCTGCAATCCTTGCAGGGACTGATTCTGAGCGTTTCCGCCTTCTCGGCAGGGGCCACTGCGCCCGCTCGCGTCCGCGATGATATGGAGGGCGCTCTGGATCGCGCCGAAGAACTACTTGTGTTAGGTAGAGACCGCATTCGCGATCTGCGCGCCGACGATCTTGCCAAAAACAATCTGGCGAGTGAGCTTCACGAATTGGCTCGGCCATTCGGCTCGCATGCTCGACCTCAGGTTGATGTGAGTATTCACGGAAAGCTACGAGTACTGAATCCGATGGTGCAAGAGGAAGTGATGTGGGTCATGCGGGAGGCAATCTCAAACGCCCGGCAGCACTCCGGGGCAGCCCATATCTACGTGCAACTGAGATACGGCTTCTGGAGATTGCGCTGCATAGTGCAGGACGACGGGCAAGGAATGGAGCGGGATTCACTATTGGAGCAAAAGTCCGGGCACTTCGGTATGCTAGGCATGAGGGAACGCTCCAAACGCATCCATGGCCGCTTGAATATTCATAGTGTGAAGGGATACGGCACAACCATAAGTCTAGCTGTGCCGGCACGGATTGCTTTCGGCGCGCACAAAAAGCTCAGCTGGTAA
- a CDS encoding RNA polymerase sigma factor → MATLAASPALERPRTARRPAQTPEATAPARPAVAAVVDEDSAIMLQVRAGDDAAFNSLVEKYHRPIIHFMFRMVHNQAIAEELAQEVFLRVYRSRETYRAEARFSTWLYRIATNLGVNHARDTRHERNAHTVYLDEQDAETGTTPDVADARPTAEQDLVQGERLKAIRQQIMALPERQRSAVLMHKYQGLDYKQIGEVLKLSESATKSLLFRAYQTLRERLKSFVEEN, encoded by the coding sequence ATGGCGACCCTGGCAGCCAGTCCGGCATTGGAACGCCCCCGCACCGCGCGGCGCCCGGCGCAGACCCCTGAGGCAACCGCGCCGGCGCGTCCTGCCGTCGCAGCCGTCGTGGATGAAGACTCCGCCATCATGCTGCAGGTGCGGGCCGGCGACGACGCAGCCTTCAACTCATTAGTGGAGAAGTACCACCGGCCCATCATCCACTTCATGTTCCGCATGGTGCATAACCAGGCCATCGCCGAAGAGCTGGCGCAGGAGGTCTTCCTGCGCGTCTACCGCTCGCGCGAAACCTACCGGGCCGAGGCGCGCTTCTCCACCTGGCTCTATCGCATCGCCACCAATCTCGGCGTCAACCACGCGCGCGACACCCGGCATGAGCGCAACGCGCACACCGTCTACCTCGACGAGCAGGACGCAGAGACCGGCACCACCCCCGACGTGGCCGACGCCCGCCCCACCGCCGAGCAGGATCTGGTGCAGGGCGAGCGCCTCAAGGCCATTCGCCAGCAGATCATGGCTCTGCCCGAGCGCCAGCGCAGCGCCGTGCTCATGCACAAATATCAGGGGCTCGACTACAAACAGATCGGTGAGGTGCTCAAGCTGAGCGAGTCCGCCACCAAATCGCTCCTCTTCCGCGCCTACCAGACGCTGCGCGAGCGCCTGAAAAGCTTCGTAGAGGAGAATTGA
- a CDS encoding DUF3106 domain-containing protein has product MREPSGHKPRRTLVEYLSTGALLLALSVPALAQHHGQAGHFGGAHPGFHHGMQQPGGVGQQPGRFGPRRGQEHLPEWFQQHQHMSLSQQEQALRREPGFNRLNPAQQQRIMHRLRKLDSIPPAQRQRILARNEAFERLSPERRQEVRAAAQAFSQMPPPQRQQLRRAFRVLRTLPPGQREEILNSARFSATYSPRERNILGNLLSIEPYQPPQPGAPQPRQPW; this is encoded by the coding sequence ATGAGAGAACCCTCAGGTCACAAGCCGCGCCGCACCCTTGTGGAATATCTCTCCACGGGCGCGCTCCTGCTTGCCCTGAGCGTTCCCGCGCTGGCTCAGCATCATGGCCAGGCCGGCCACTTCGGCGGTGCGCATCCCGGTTTTCACCACGGCATGCAGCAGCCCGGCGGCGTCGGGCAGCAGCCCGGGCGATTCGGTCCGCGCCGTGGGCAGGAGCATCTGCCCGAGTGGTTCCAGCAGCACCAGCACATGAGCCTCTCACAGCAGGAGCAGGCGCTGCGCCGCGAGCCCGGCTTCAACCGGCTCAATCCCGCGCAGCAGCAGCGCATCATGCACCGTCTGCGCAAGCTGGATAGCATCCCGCCCGCGCAGCGCCAGCGCATCCTCGCCCGCAATGAGGCCTTCGAACGGCTCTCGCCTGAGCGCAGGCAAGAGGTCCGCGCCGCGGCCCAGGCCTTCAGCCAGATGCCGCCTCCCCAGCGTCAGCAGTTGCGCCGCGCCTTCCGCGTGCTGCGCACCTTGCCGCCCGGCCAGCGTGAGGAGATTCTCAACTCCGCCCGCTTCAGCGCCACTTACTCGCCGCGCGAGCGCAACATTCTCGGCAACCTGCTCTCCATTGAGCCTTACCAGCCGCCGCAGCCGGGCGCACCGCAGCCGCGCCAGCCCTGGTAG
- a CDS encoding diacylglycerol/lipid kinase family protein yields the protein MSRTFVFYNPMLVASSRRQALLRRLETRLREGFAAQGQEVAVAPTLSAFSAGSQAAEAVAAGYDRFVVCGGDGTIFQVLQGIAGKGVSLGVIPMGTGNVIAQNLGLPRDPERAAGMLLRAKPREVTLGRLTVHPVGHKRPRSWYFLIAAGMGLHAALMNLSQTGQGKRIGGRSAYFAGGARILLRDPIEEFDLEFTRVSGETRRYAVSEAIAVQLPHLNLWQPGGDWFAPHLRLAWIPRTGRGGFFTSVLKALSNKVPMEGPGDPIKIRPYYEDVTRMVCRPLAGGDGRSRLLVEADGEVLGAQYAEIGMARERVSLLFPE from the coding sequence ATGTCTCGGACCTTTGTTTTTTACAATCCCATGCTGGTCGCCAGCTCGAGGCGCCAGGCGCTGTTGCGGCGGCTGGAGACGAGGCTGCGTGAGGGATTCGCGGCCCAGGGGCAGGAAGTGGCGGTGGCTCCGACGCTGTCGGCCTTCTCTGCCGGGTCGCAGGCGGCGGAGGCGGTAGCTGCCGGTTATGACCGGTTCGTGGTGTGCGGCGGGGACGGCACAATTTTTCAGGTGTTGCAGGGGATTGCGGGCAAGGGCGTGTCGCTGGGCGTGATTCCGATGGGCACGGGGAATGTGATTGCGCAGAACCTGGGCTTGCCGCGCGATCCGGAGCGGGCGGCTGGCATGCTGCTGAGGGCGAAGCCGCGCGAGGTGACGCTGGGGCGGCTGACGGTGCATCCGGTAGGCCACAAACGGCCCCGGAGCTGGTACTTTCTGATCGCGGCCGGCATGGGCCTGCATGCGGCGCTGATGAATCTTTCGCAGACGGGGCAGGGCAAGCGGATTGGCGGACGTTCTGCGTATTTTGCGGGCGGAGCGCGGATTCTGCTGCGGGACCCGATCGAGGAGTTTGACCTGGAGTTTACGCGGGTGAGCGGAGAGACGCGGCGCTATGCGGTCTCAGAGGCCATCGCGGTGCAACTGCCGCACCTGAACCTATGGCAGCCGGGCGGGGACTGGTTTGCGCCGCACCTGCGGCTGGCGTGGATTCCACGCACGGGACGGGGCGGATTTTTCACGAGCGTTTTGAAGGCGCTGTCGAACAAGGTGCCGATGGAGGGGCCGGGCGACCCGATAAAGATTCGCCCTTACTATGAGGATGTGACGCGGATGGTTTGCCGTCCGCTGGCCGGGGGCGATGGGCGCTCGCGGCTGCTGGTGGAGGCCGATGGCGAGGTGCTGGGCGCGCAGTATGCGGAGATCGGCATGGCGCGGGAGCGCGTGTCGCTGCTGTTTCCGGAATAA
- a CDS encoding nitroreductase family protein — MELKAWDDKHKHAPAVDGVHELFLQRWSPRAFAAKPVSKEDLRKLFEAARWSASSYNEQPWRFLVGVKGDETYQKIYDALVEFNQQWAGHAPVLILSAARKQFSHNNAPNQYGLYDTGAATALLMLEATHLGLHAHSMAGFDHEKARAAFGIPENFEIGAVTAVGYLGDPAMLPEGMRKQEESPRGRKPVEEIVFSAWEKPAAL, encoded by the coding sequence GTGGAATTGAAGGCATGGGATGACAAGCACAAGCACGCCCCGGCGGTGGATGGGGTTCATGAGCTGTTTCTGCAGCGGTGGAGTCCGCGCGCGTTTGCCGCGAAGCCGGTGAGCAAGGAAGACCTGCGCAAGCTGTTTGAGGCGGCGCGGTGGTCGGCCTCGTCTTACAACGAGCAGCCGTGGCGCTTTCTGGTGGGCGTGAAGGGCGATGAGACGTACCAGAAGATCTACGACGCTCTGGTGGAGTTTAACCAGCAGTGGGCCGGGCATGCACCCGTGCTGATTTTGAGCGCGGCTCGCAAGCAGTTCAGCCATAACAACGCGCCGAACCAGTACGGGCTTTACGATACGGGCGCGGCGACGGCGCTGCTGATGCTCGAGGCGACGCACCTGGGGCTGCATGCGCACTCGATGGCGGGCTTTGACCATGAGAAGGCGCGGGCGGCGTTCGGCATTCCGGAGAACTTTGAGATCGGCGCGGTGACGGCGGTGGGTTATCTGGGCGACCCGGCAATGCTGCCGGAGGGCATGCGGAAGCAGGAGGAAAGCCCGCGCGGCCGCAAGCCGGTGGAGGAGATTGTCTTCTCTGCCTGGGAGAAGCCAGCGGCTCTGTAA
- a CDS encoding IS3 family transposase (programmed frameshift), which produces MKKKRFSVEQIIGVLKQAQVGVPVAEVIRKAAISEQTFYRWKAKYAGLEVDQVRQMAQLQEENQRLKRLVADLTLDKTMLQDVLFKKMVKPSGRGPMVEHLERMHGVAERRACRVLCVPRATYRYRSCLDPRTELRMRIREIAQSRVRYGYRKIRVLLNREGWNVGRYLVYPLYCEEGLCLQRMRPAGKHKASRSRAEKFKATAPDQAWSMDFVSDQLQGGTRFRSLTIVDVYTREAVVIEAGQSLKGEDVVRTLNRVKQERGVPKILFCDNGSEFTSQAMDLWAYRNNTKIDFSRPGKPTDNAFVEGFNGTFRSECLNTHWFADLREAKVLIEAWRKEYNESRPHASLADRTPSEFASQYAASRILAETRNSRGLTSDLVQEN; this is translated from the exons ATGAAGAAGAAGCGCTTCAGTGTGGAACAGATCATAGGCGTGTTGAAGCAGGCGCAGGTTGGAGTCCCGGTCGCGGAGGTGATCCGGAAGGCTGCGATCAGCGAGCAGACGTTCTACCGATGGAAGGCGAAGTACGCAGGTCTGGAAGTGGATCAGGTCCGGCAGATGGCGCAGTTGCAGGAAGAGAACCAGCGACTGAAGCGCTTGGTGGCGGACCTGACGCTGGACAAGACGATGTTGCAGGATGTGCTCT TCAAAAAAATGGTGAAGCCTTCGGGGCGTGGGCCGATGGTGGAGCATCTGGAACGGATGCACGGAGTAGCGGAACGCAGGGCCTGCCGGGTTTTATGCGTTCCACGAGCGACATATCGTTATCGGAGTTGCCTGGATCCACGAACGGAGCTGCGGATGCGTATCCGGGAGATTGCGCAATCGAGAGTGCGCTATGGATATCGCAAGATCCGGGTTCTGTTGAACCGCGAAGGCTGGAACGTAGGCAGGTACCTCGTGTACCCGTTGTACTGCGAAGAAGGCCTCTGTCTGCAGCGCATGCGACCAGCGGGCAAGCACAAGGCATCACGGTCGCGGGCGGAGAAGTTCAAGGCCACGGCTCCGGATCAGGCCTGGAGCATGGACTTCGTGTCCGACCAGTTACAGGGCGGCACGAGGTTTCGTTCATTGACGATCGTTGATGTCTACACACGAGAGGCCGTGGTCATCGAAGCTGGGCAGAGCCTGAAGGGAGAAGACGTGGTGCGTACGCTGAACCGCGTGAAGCAAGAACGCGGTGTGCCGAAAATACTGTTCTGTGACAACGGGAGCGAGTTCACCTCGCAGGCTATGGATTTATGGGCTTACCGCAACAACACCAAGATAGACTTCTCGAGGCCGGGTAAGCCGACCGATAACGCTTTCGTGGAAGGTTTCAACGGCACCTTCCGATCCGAGTGCCTGAATACACACTGGTTCGCTGATCTGCGGGAAGCCAAGGTACTGATCGAAGCCTGGAGAAAAGAATACAATGAGAGTCGTCCTCACGCATCTCTCGCGGATAGGACACCAAGCGAGTTCGCCAGCCAGTATGCGGCTAGCCGCATACTGGCTGAAACCAGAAACAGCCGCGGACTAACATCAGACTTGGTACAGGAAAACTAG
- a CDS encoding response regulator, translating to MSMDTAGTPRRIRVLIVDDHPMVRDGVSASIRGQSDMELCGEAETAEAAIELFKELKPDITLMDLRLPGASGVEAIAQIRSHFPAARIIVLTTYQGDVQALRALRAGASGYLLKTSMRRDLLDTIRSVHSGRKVIPPEIATAMAIYVSNDELSKRELEILRQVAAGLPNKLIAERLSISPDTVKSHIANILSKLGANDRTHAVTLAVRRGYFDLDA from the coding sequence ATGAGCATGGATACAGCCGGGACGCCGCGCCGCATTCGCGTGTTGATTGTGGATGACCATCCGATGGTCAGGGATGGCGTTTCCGCGTCGATTCGAGGGCAGTCAGACATGGAGCTGTGCGGAGAGGCGGAAACGGCGGAAGCCGCGATAGAGCTCTTCAAGGAACTCAAGCCGGACATCACCCTGATGGATTTGCGCCTGCCCGGTGCTTCGGGCGTGGAGGCGATTGCGCAGATCCGAAGTCATTTTCCAGCGGCTCGAATCATTGTGCTCACGACTTATCAGGGGGATGTTCAGGCCCTTCGAGCACTGAGGGCCGGAGCTTCCGGCTATCTGCTCAAGACCTCCATGAGACGGGATCTTCTGGACACGATCCGCTCTGTTCATAGTGGGCGCAAAGTGATTCCTCCTGAAATTGCAACGGCGATGGCGATCTATGTGTCGAACGATGAACTGTCGAAACGAGAACTGGAGATTCTTCGGCAGGTGGCTGCCGGCCTTCCCAACAAACTGATTGCGGAGCGGCTGTCCATCAGCCCCGACACTGTAAAGTCTCATATTGCAAATATCCTTTCAAAGCTTGGTGCGAATGACCGCACGCATGCGGTTACGCTGGCGGTGAGACGGGGATACTTCGATCTGGATGCATGA
- a CDS encoding efflux RND transporter permease subunit, whose protein sequence is MGSDTQRPFAIAIVGGLIANLLMSIFLLPTLYVWIARENDLLPLAEIELDH, encoded by the coding sequence ATCGGTTCGGACACGCAACGGCCTTTTGCAATTGCGATCGTCGGTGGATTGATCGCAAACCTCTTGATGAGTATCTTTCTTTTGCCCACGCTTTATGTGTGGATCGCGCGCGAGAATGACCTACTCCCGTTAGCAGAAATCGAGCTTGACCATTGA
- a CDS encoding sensor domain-containing diguanylate cyclase yields the protein MPAPIPRNEAERLKSLQNLYILDTPSEAAYDDLTRLAAYVCDAPMATITLVDEDRQWFKSRIGITAQETPRSVSFCAHAIAQNELFVVPDATKDARFSGSPLVLDDPNIRFYAGMPIVSPEGFHVGTMCVLDKKPRELTEEKQVALRVLARQVAAQFQMRRQLLELREARAKQAKTEQRLRESQTRLKEANACLQEMVTTDALTGVKNRRAFDEGLQQAWKMSARTKSPLSLLMVDVDHFKRVNDTLGHEAGDDVLRLVAQTLQFMTRSTDMVARYGGEEFVVVLPGTEAEPAVAFAEQLRLNIANLSWRGHPLTVSIGVDSGSGSGKTECELVAHADAALYRAKNSGRNRVLRFDPEKDSPSAGKHTA from the coding sequence ATGCCAGCACCGATTCCCCGCAATGAAGCGGAGCGGCTGAAGTCGCTTCAGAACCTGTATATTCTTGACACGCCTTCCGAGGCGGCCTATGACGACCTGACACGGCTTGCTGCGTATGTGTGCGATGCGCCGATGGCGACCATCACTCTGGTGGATGAGGACCGGCAGTGGTTCAAGTCGCGCATTGGAATCACCGCGCAGGAAACGCCGCGGTCGGTGTCGTTCTGTGCGCATGCGATTGCGCAGAATGAGTTGTTCGTGGTGCCGGATGCGACCAAGGACGCGCGCTTCTCCGGCAGCCCCCTGGTGCTCGATGACCCGAATATCCGTTTTTACGCCGGTATGCCGATTGTGAGCCCGGAGGGCTTTCACGTAGGGACAATGTGTGTGCTCGACAAGAAGCCGCGCGAACTGACCGAAGAGAAGCAGGTGGCTCTAAGAGTGCTGGCGCGGCAGGTGGCGGCACAGTTTCAGATGCGGCGGCAACTGCTGGAACTGCGCGAGGCGCGCGCCAAACAGGCAAAGACCGAGCAGCGGCTGCGCGAGAGCCAGACGCGGCTGAAGGAAGCCAATGCGTGCCTGCAGGAGATGGTAACGACCGACGCGCTCACCGGTGTGAAGAATCGCCGGGCGTTTGATGAGGGATTGCAGCAGGCATGGAAGATGTCGGCCCGCACGAAGTCACCCTTGTCACTGCTGATGGTGGATGTGGACCACTTCAAGCGGGTGAACGACACGCTGGGCCATGAAGCGGGAGACGACGTGCTGCGGCTGGTGGCGCAGACGCTGCAGTTCATGACGCGCTCGACGGATATGGTGGCGCGGTATGGCGGCGAGGAGTTCGTGGTGGTGTTGCCGGGCACCGAGGCAGAGCCGGCGGTAGCCTTTGCCGAGCAACTGCGGCTGAACATTGCGAACTTGAGCTGGCGCGGGCATCCGCTGACGGTGAGCATCGGGGTGGATTCCGGCTCAGGCAGCGGAAAAACGGAGTGCGAGCTGGTCGCCCATGCCGATGCCGCCCTGTACCGGGCGAAGAACAGCGGACGGAACCGGGTGCTGCGGTTTGATCCTGAGAAGGATAGTCCTTCGGCGGGGAAGCATACGGCTTAG